Proteins from a single region of Ziziphus jujuba cultivar Dongzao chromosome 1, ASM3175591v1:
- the LOC125421980 gene encoding uncharacterized protein LOC125421980 isoform X2, with protein MFDRQTLKLTEVTASDKLESFRAVKKVLKDHIALGNAQFPNGTNGHGIGSYLNVHEGKCVLLLSSIITGYQIDLCYSGGAPYALNAVTKVWHYTNCGASWCSRF; from the exons ATGTTTGATAG GCAAACACTTAAACTGACAGAGGTGACTGCAAGCGATAAGCTGGAGAGTTTTCGTGCAGTAAAAAAG GTCCTCAAGGATCATATTGCACTTGGGAATGCTCAATTTCCTAATGGAACCaacg GCCACGGAATTGGGTCTTACCTTAATGTTCATGAAGGCAAGTGTGTTTTACTACTTTCCTCTATTATTACTgg gtatcaaatcgaTCTCTGTTATAGTGGAGGTGCCCCGTATGCTTTGaatgctgtcactaaagtttggcattataccaattgtggtgccagttggtgttcgagattttga
- the LOC125421980 gene encoding uncharacterized protein LOC125421980 isoform X1: protein MASQWCNILSGWISRQTLKLTEVTASDKLESFRAVKKVLKDHIALGNAQFPNGTNGHGIGSYLNVHEGKCVLLLSSIITGYQIDLCYSGGAPYALNAVTKVWHYTNCGASWCSRF from the exons ATGGCGTCGCAGTGGTGCAATATCTTGTCTGGTTGGATAAGTAG GCAAACACTTAAACTGACAGAGGTGACTGCAAGCGATAAGCTGGAGAGTTTTCGTGCAGTAAAAAAG GTCCTCAAGGATCATATTGCACTTGGGAATGCTCAATTTCCTAATGGAACCaacg GCCACGGAATTGGGTCTTACCTTAATGTTCATGAAGGCAAGTGTGTTTTACTACTTTCCTCTATTATTACTgg gtatcaaatcgaTCTCTGTTATAGTGGAGGTGCCCCGTATGCTTTGaatgctgtcactaaagtttggcattataccaattgtggtgccagttggtgttcgagattttga
- the LOC125421980 gene encoding probable Xaa-Pro aminopeptidase P isoform X3, translating into MASQWCNILSGWISRQTLKLTEVTASDKLESFRAVKKVLKDHIALGNAQFPNGTNGHGIGSYLNVHEGIKSISVIVEVPRML; encoded by the exons ATGGCGTCGCAGTGGTGCAATATCTTGTCTGGTTGGATAAGTAG GCAAACACTTAAACTGACAGAGGTGACTGCAAGCGATAAGCTGGAGAGTTTTCGTGCAGTAAAAAAG GTCCTCAAGGATCATATTGCACTTGGGAATGCTCAATTTCCTAATGGAACCaacg GCCACGGAATTGGGTCTTACCTTAATGTTCATGAAG gtatcaaatcgaTCTCTGTTATAGTGGAGGTGCCCCGTATGCTTTGa